The following coding sequences are from one Pelecanus crispus isolate bPelCri1 chromosome 15, bPelCri1.pri, whole genome shotgun sequence window:
- the LOC104026342 gene encoding transcription factor HES-5, whose protein sequence is MAPSALSLEILTPKEKNRLRKPIVEKLRRDRINSSIEQLKLLLEKEFQRHQPNSKLEKADILEMTVSYLKYSRAFAASAKSLQQDYCEGYAWCLKEALQFLSLHSANTETRMKLICHFQRSQAAPKGSGSSSAPASTHQPPAKQAALKPSCSLWRPW, encoded by the exons ATGGCACCCAGTGCCCTCTCCCTGGAAATCCTAACACCCAAAGAGAAGAACAGA CTCAGGAAACCCATTGTAGAGAAACTGCGCCGTGACCGGATTAACAGCAGCATCGAGCAGCTGAAACTGCTCCTGGAGAAGGAGTTTCAGAGGCACCAGCCCAACTCCAAGCTGGAGAAAGCCGACATCCTGGAGATGACCGTCAGCTACCTGAAATACAGCCGAG CTTTTGCAGCATCTGCCAAAAGCCTACAGCAGGATTATTGTGAAGGGTATGCCTGGTGCCTCAAAGAAGCTCTGCAATTCCTGTCTCTTCATTCAGCGAACACGGAAACCCGGATGAAGCTGATCTGCCATTTCCAGAGGTCACAAGCAGCGCCCAAGGGCTCTGGTTCTTCTTCTGCACCCGCTTCCACCCACCAGCCCCCTGCAAAACAAGCAGCACTGAAAccctcctgcagcctctggaGGCCTTGGTAG
- the LOC104025657 gene encoding transcription factor HES-5 encodes MAPSNTLMIHMEEKLLPKEKNKLRKPVVEKMRRDRINSSIEQLKLLLEKEFQRHQPNSKLEKADILEVAVSYLKQQSQLQDQTFIHKNLEQDFNSGYLRCLKEAMHFLSYYEPKKETQVQLIKHFCKAQMGADVMHSPAPRSPPLSPCLFARRQPAQKTVAAASTIWRPW; translated from the exons ATGGCTCCCAGTAACACTCTCATGATCCACATGGAAGAGAAACTgctgccaaaagaaaagaataaa CTGAGGAAGCCGGTGGTGGAGAAAATGCGCCGTGACCGGATTAACAGCAGCATCGAGCAGCTGAAACTGCTCCTGGAGAAGGAGTTTCAGAGGCACCAGCCCAACTCCAAGCTGGAGAAAGCCGACATCCTGGAAGTGGCTGTCAGCTACCTGaagcagcagagccagctgcaGGACCAAA caTTCATTCACAAGAATCTAGAGCAGGACTTTAACAGTGGATACCTGCGGTGCCTCAAGGAAGCTATGCATTTTCTGTCCTACTATGAACCCAAGAAGGAAACTCAGGTGCAGCTAATCAAGCATTTCTGCAAAGCTCAGATGGGCGCAGATGTCATGCACTCTCCTGCTCCGCGTAGCCCACCTCTGTCACCCTGTCTGTTTGCCAGAAGGCAACCTGCCCAGAAGactgtggctgctgcttctaCTATCTGGAGACCCTGGTAG